The genomic segment ctggctgctgtggagCCAGGATTTTAGTGGGGCAAGAAGACAAACAGGGAAATCAATAATGAAGCTGCTGCAATAATCCAATCACCTGGACCAGGGCGAGAGTAGAAGAGATGGCTAGAAAGGTCAGCTGCTGAGTGTATTTTGCAAGCAGAGGTGACGGGACTCACTAATAGACCGGATGTGGGGCGAAGGAGAAGAATTCAGGATGACCCTCAAGTATACGACATGAGCAAAATGGGGGctttgtgagattttttttttttgagacggagtctcactctgttgcccaggctggagtgcagtggcgcaatctcactcagctcactgcaagctccacctcccaggttcaagcgatcctcctgcctcagcccctctattagctgggattacaggcatgcgccaccatgcccggctaatttttttttttttttttttttttttgagacggagtcttgctctgtcgcccaggctggagtgcagtggccggatctcagctcactgcaagctctgcctcccaggtttacatcactctcctgcctcagcctcccaagcagctaggactacaggcgcctgccaccttgcctggctagttttttgtattttttagtacagacggggtttcaccgtgttagccaggatggtctcgatctcctgacctcgtgatccgcctgcctcagcctccaaaagtgctaggattacaggcgtgagccaccgcgcccggcctttttttatttttattttttttgagatggagtctcgctctgttgctaggctggagtgcagtggcaccatctcggctcactgcaacctccacctcccaggttcaagcaattctcctgcctcagccttctgagttgctgggactataggcacgcgccaccatacccaactaatttttgtatttttagtagagacagagtttcaccatgttggccaggatggtctcaatctcttgacctcgtgatctgcccatctcggcctcccaaagtgctgggattacaggcgtgcgccatggcgcctggcctctaatttttgtatttttagtagacacagggttttgccatgttaggcaggctggtctcgaactcctgatctcagatgattcacccaccttggcctcccaaagtgctgggattatagacatgagccaccacacctggtctaggacaccaactgttttttttttttttgagacagagtttggctcttgttgccaaggctggagtgcaatggcaaaatctcggctcaccgaaacctccgcctcctgggttcaagcaattctcctgcctcagcctcccgagtagctgggattacaggcatgtgccaccacgcccagctaattttgtatttttttcagtagagacagggtttctccatgttggtcaggctgatgtcgaactcccgacctcaggtgatccacctgccttggcctcccaaatttattataggcgtgagccaccatgcgggGCCAAGACCTCATTTTTATAAACAATGAAGACTTATGCTGTACCTTGACCTCCTGCCAGTAGGGTCCACCACGGGTGAACATGAAGTAACTATACATCTGATTTGTCCTCTGGAGGAAATCTGTGTCCTCCTTGATATTCACCATCCAAGGCCGACCATCCCCACGTACACGGAGATACAGAGTATTGAACTGCGACCAATCATAAGACAACTTCCTCTCAAAAGCACCCTATGATATTGAAAGGAAAGTTAATTGCACCTCCTTCTCCACTATCAGCAAAATGTGAGTCATCACCAAGTCAGCATCATCAACAGGATTCACTAACCATTTTTCTGACTTTCTGCCCCATAAGAAGGCAGATAAACCCAGTGATTATTATTTTAGCACAAAATACTGACATAGTTATATGTTTCTAAGGTAATGTTCAACACACAACTGGCCCAGGACAGTGTTTACATGGGGTAGGCACTCACCTGTGTTCACTGAATAGaaatgaatgtatttcctttacCCGGTCCTATGGagcaatgacttttttttctttttctttttttgagacgaagtttcgctcttgttacccaggctggagtgcaatggcacgatctcagcttaccgcaacctctgcctcccgagttcaagtaattctgccgcagcctcccgagtagctggaattacaggcatgcaccaccatgcccagctaattttttgtatttttagtagaaacggggtttctccatgttggtcaggctggtctcgaactcccaacctcaggtgatccacccgcctcggcctcccaaagtgctgggattacaggcgtgagccaccacgcccgaccaagGAGCAGTGATTTCTGAGTGGCCTATTTTATGACAACTGCCTTTCCACAAGTCAGAAAACTATAGAGAAAAGAGCTTaagttttaaaagtgatatttaacAACAGTGGCTAGCATCCATTGAATATGTGCATTAAATAATTTGCATgcataatttaatcctcacaacagtgcTATGATAGGTTATTAGCATCTTACCCcgttttacagataaacaaactAAGCACTCAGCTAATTAGTGGTATATCCAATGCTGTTTAACTCCAAAATCTGTGTGCTTAACAACTATCTATACTGCCTCTCTCTTCAAAAGTGGAATTTAGTTCATTTCCAAAGGCATTTAGTTATAGCAATCTCAAGGGTACTCTGATGTCAAGAACACCAATGTCTAGATATAAACTAGTATTTATTATCCGTgtaactttggacaagttactaaaTCTATCCaactctgtttcctcatccataaaccTGGGATGATCTTACCTCAGGAGActgttgtgaggaataaatgggataatataaagtgcttagcacaaggACTGGCACGgcacacttaataaatgttatctaCTATTTTCATTATTCCAAAATGaatatttgggccaggcacagtggctcacacctgtaatcccagcactctgggaggccaagcggTGGgggcgtggatcacctgaggtcaggagttcaagactagcctggccaacatggtgaaaccctgtctctactaaaaatacaaaaaattagccaggcatggtggcgtgcaccagtagtcccagctactcaggaggctgaggcaggagaatcacttgaaactggagggcagaagttgcagtgagccaagatcacgccactgcactccagcctgggtgacagagcaagactccgtttcaaaaaaaaaagaaagccacaggCTGACCCTACATCAACTCTATAAAGCCCCCGGCCATTACAGAGGCTGTGGTCTTTGTTAGAGGAGATGCATGAAATCTCTCCAAAAATCTTTCAAATGTCTAACCTCTCAGGATTCCTGAAACATAACAATGCTGGTTCCAAAGCAATGCCCAGAAACAAGTAACTCCTCCTCCTCAGAAACCACTTCCCCCTTGTGGTTCCACTTTACACTTGTGCCAATACTTATCTCCAAACACAGGTGAGGCGCCAAAATATAACATGCCAGGTGTTTTCATTTATAGAAACAAAagctatcttcttttttttttttgagacggagtctcgctctgtcgcccaggctggagtgcagtggcgcgatcttggctcactacaagctccgcctcccgggttcacaccattctcctgcctcagccccccgagtagctgggactataggcgcccgccaccacgcccggctagttttttgtatgtttagtagagacggggtttcactgtgttagccaggatggtctcgatctcctgacctcgtgatccacccgcctcggcctccccaagtgctgggattacaggtgtgagccaccacgcccagccctacaAAAGCTATCTTCTACAGTTTATGCTACAATGAAGTTCACCCGTTCACTAGAAAATGATGCCGCCTGGGCCTCACCTACCCTTGGAATCCTGGATATCATTGCACAGTACCCACTTCGGGCAGACTCCCCGTCCTGAGGCGCCTCAGAGCTCAGAGTTCCATAGAGTAGTGCACTTTGGTTATTCTTGCCCATTTTCAGAAACACTTCACTTCTGCCTCCAATCGTCTTATCAGAAGTCACTCTCCACTTATCCAAATCTTCTTTCCCCCGGAACTGCCAGACAACCTTGGCTTGTTCCAGCAAGGCCTCTTGCAGAGGGCGGCCTCCCGGTCCCTTCCAATGATTCACAATTTCATCCTTCAAACGCCTAAAATGGTCCATTGCTTCATCTCTAATTGCTTTATCGAAACTAACATCAGGTTTCTCCTCAGGACAAGTTATATCCAAAGCAACTTCTTTCTGGTGATGTCCTTGCAAACCCCCTTCAGTCTTCCTCTGTGAGGAGGCTTTGCCAGGAGAAGCCACTGGTTTCTGAAGACTACTGGAATAGTCTGCAAAGCGAATACCCAAAAATGGATGCAAGGCAGAAGTTGGCTTAGAGCATTTTCTGAGAATATAAGTACCACGCAGTACTTTGTGAAACAAAGCCAtggtacaaaaaaatcaaaatgtaagtTTCTTCCTGGGCTACCAAGGGCTATGAAGAAGCTTCAGCAAATAGCCCAATTCTACCTGTAACAGAAGAGACATTGAAGAATTATCAGTATAGCAATGAACGCATCACAATTTCAAATTCAACAGAAATCaggtattttgaaatgtgttaacttcttttgtttattattattattatcatcattattatttgagacaaggtcttgctctgtggcccaggctggagtgcagtggcacaatcacagctcattttAGCCTCTCTACTTTCtggagtcaagtgatcctcccatctcagcctcccaagtagctgggattacaagcacacaccaccacacccacctaatttttaaattttttgtagaaatggatcTCCctgtccaggcgcagtggctcacacttgtaatcccagcactttgggaggctgaggcgggtagatacgaggtcaagagatcaagaccatcctggccaacatggtgaaaccccgtctctactaaaaacacaaaaattagctgggtgtggtggtgcatgcctgtaatcccagctactaaggaggctgaggcaggagaattccttgaacctgggaggaggaggttgcagtaagccaagatcgtgccactgcacactccagcctggcaacagagtgagactttgtcccaaaaaaaaaaaaaaagaaaagaaaaagaaatggatctccctgtgttgcccatgATGGTTTTGAAGTCCTGGGATCCAGTGATTCTCCCCTCaacttccaaaagtgctgggttgCAGGAATGACGCACCATCCccgatcattttttttttttgtcttttcataagAGAGTGggtcaggccgggtgcggtggctcacacctgtaatctctacactttgggaggccgaggcggatggatcacctgaggtcaggagttcgagaccagccttgacaacatggtgaaaccccatctctactaaaaataatccaggcgtggtggcagacgcctgtaatcccagctactcgggagccttaggcaggagaatcacttgaacccaggaggcagaggttgcagtgagctgagatcgcaccactgcactccagcctggacaacaagagaaaaattccatgtgaaaaaaaaaaagagagagagagacagggtcttgctctgtcacccaggctgccacGCTGTGCCAAGATCAATAGCTCATTGTAtccctgaactcctgggccctgggctgaaatgatcctcccacctcagcctccaaggtagctgagacaacaggtgcacaccaccatgcccagctaattttttttaaaaatgttggccaggcgcggtggctcacgcctataatcccagcactttgggagtccaaggtgggcagatcacttgaggtcaggagttcaagatcagcctggccaacttgatgaaaccccatctctactaaaaatacaaaaatgagttgggcgttgtggagggcgcctgtaatcccagctactggggaggctgaggcaggagaatcacttgtacccaggaggcagaggttgcagtgagctgagatcacaccattgcactccagcctaggcaataagagtgaaactccatctcaaaaaaaaaaaattgtagcccaccatggcagctcacacctgtaatcccagcactctgggaatctgaggcaggcagatgacttgtcaggagttggagaccagcctgcccagcatggtaaaaccccatctccactaaaaatacaaaaattggcccagTGTgctggctcatggctgtaatcccaacactttgggaggccaaggcaagcagaccacctgaggtcaggagttcaagaccagcctgaccaacatggtgaaacccctacagaaaatacaaacaattagccaggtatggtggcccatgcctgtaatcccagctacttgggaggcctaggcatgagaattgcttgaacccaggaggcagaggtgcagtgagcggagatcgtgccactgcactccagcctgggtgacagagtaagacttcacctcaaaaaaaaaaaaaaaaaaattagctgggaatggtgctgggcacctgtaaccccacctactcggaaggcggaggcaggaaaatcacttgaacctgggaggcagaggctgcaatgagccaagactgcgccatcgcactccagcctgggcaacaaaagtgaaactccgtctcaaaaaaatacatatacaaaaattagctgggtgtggtggcaggcacctgtaatcccagctacttgggaggctgaagcaggagaatcgcttgaacccagggggtggaggttgtggtgagccaagatcacgccattgcactccagcctggaccacaagagcaaaactccatctaaaaaaaaaaaaaagatagagatgaggtcttgctaggttgctcagactggtctccagctcctgggttcaagtgatcctcctgcctcagcttctggagcacctgggattacaggcatgagccactgcacctgatgaGTACTACtcccaatacttttttttttttttttgagacagagtctcactctgtaacccaggctggagtgcagtggtgcgatctcagctcactgaagctccgcctcccaggttcacgccattctcctgcctcagcctcccaggtagctgggactacaggtacccaacaccacgcctggctaatttttttttccttttttgtatttttagtagagacggggtttcactgtgttagccaggatggtctcgatctcctgaccacgtgatccgcctgccttggcctcccaaagtgctgggattacaggtgtgagccatagcgccCAGCCCACTCCCAATACTTTCAAATCATCCTGATATATATTATCTCATGCCATCCACACACAAATCCTATGAAGtcaggtagatatttcctttctatagGATACAGACACCAATAGGTAAAATgacattatcctttttttttttttttttttttttttttttgagacagagtcttgctctgtcaccaggctggatatcttggctcaccacaatctccgcctcctgggttcaagcgattctcttgtctcagcctccagagtagcagggattacagaccggcgccaccatgcccatctaattttaatttttgtttttgttttttgtttttttttcagtagagatgaggtttcaccgtgttggccagactggtctcgaactcctgacctcaggtgatgcgcccatgtggggctcccaaagtgctgggattacaggcatcagccatcgcacccgactttttttttttttttttttttgagatggagtctcgctctgtcacccaggctggagtgcaatggcatgatcttggctcactgcaacctctgcctcccgggttcaagtgcttctcctgcctctgcctcccgagtagctgagattacaggtgcccaccaccacgaccagctttttttttttttttttaagacagagtccagctttgtcacccaagttggagtgcagttgcgcgatctcggctcactgtaacctccacctcctggtttcaagcaattctcttgctgagccactggaattacaggtgtgcgctaccactcccagctaatttttgtatttttagtagagacagggtttcaccatgttggccaagctggtctcgaactcctgacctcaagtgatccgtccaccttggcctcccaaagtgctgggattacaggcgtgagccaccccgcccagccgaCATTATCAATAAGGTTTGCTGATAAATCAAAACCATGTAAACAGTATGTTTTCACATGTATTATAAACGTAAAGGAACCAGGAAAAATTAACAGTTGATCTGAGGTCCTGCAATTGTGGATAATATTTAAATTCCCCCGCGCCGGTTGCACTTAAATGATTTACACATTTAAGTTACAAAATGATTTACCTCTACACATAcagaaattttagaaacaaatgatagctcataaaatattttgcaaaccCTCCGTAGTGTTATTTCTCTAGTGATATAACTTTAATTATAaatgctttgtttcatttttttttcctaccagtAAATAGAAAATCTAACCTATTAACTGAACAATACTGCCCTGAGGTTGACGTGGGTTTTGACAACATAATCCACGCAGCTAGAAGTGAGTCGAATTAGTAAAGCTATCCAtggcttaccatgtgccagaaaCTGCTCTAAGTGTTTCACTGACGGCTCACAACAATCCTGAGAGAGgaactattattatttcaattatgGAGACGAGGAAACCGACGTTCCAAGACTAATTTACCCGAGGTCACCGAGGTAGTGAGTGGCAAAACTCTTCCGCCTTGGCGTTTACCTCCGGCACTCACGGCCTGGCCTCCGAAGGCTAGACGTTCGCCGCGCTGGGGAGGCCCCCCAACCCTCAACTGCCAGGGCTCTGTCGCCTCCCTACACCTGGGACACGTCAAACGCCGACCTACCACCGCTTACCTCCCCGAGCCTATAGTGTGGCTTCCAACCAGAAGCCACTTTTCACTTATAGGTCCATCTGCTTTTCCCTTCCGATGCCAAACAAGGCGTCAGAACACTAAAGTTCCGGCCGGGTACAGAAGCCCAGGAAGGAGAGCAAGGACCCGGTAGCCCAGCCAACTGAGGTTTTTGGAGGGTTTTGGTCCACTTGGTCGCCAGTTGTAAGGAAGCAGTGAGGATTCGGATAAGTTTTTGGCCTCTCCTTCCTGTATCCTTTCAGGCGGCAAACTCTATCTctgcgtcttttttttttgagacggagtctctgtcgctaggctgagtgcagtggcgccgtctcggctcactacaacttccgcctcccgggttcgagcgattcttctgcctcaacctcccgagtaattgggattacaggtgtatgccatcaagcccggctaatttttgtatttttagtagaggcggggtttcaccatgttggccaggatgatctcgatctcctgacctcgtgatccacccgcctcagcctccccaagtgctgagattacaggcgtgagccaccgcgccccgcctccTATAGAACCCAGTTATTGCTAACGCACCTGCGCCCCCACTTGGCGCCTGTATCCCTTCTTTCCTTATCTGTCCCCTCAGTCTCCACAAGAACTGCCTGAGGCCTCAAGAGGCCGGTTCTGCTGGAATTGCCCCCATGAATTCTTGAGGACCCACCGTGTACCTGGACAGCAGCACCTCCTACCAGCCCTTCCCCAGTCCTGCCCCACAGGGTCGCCAGTTCCTCAGGGCATCTGTTTGTACCTTGTGCACACCTCTGGTaaagcactttcttttttctttttctttttctttttttttttcttttttcttttttcttttcttttctttttttttttttttgagacggcggagccttactctgtcgcccaggctggagtacagtggcgcgatctgcaacctccgactcctgggttggagcaattctcctgcctcagcctcccgagtagctgggattacaggtgtgtgccaccacacccggctaatttttgtatttgtagtagagacagggtttcgccatgttggccaagctggtcttgaactcctgacctcatgatccacccacctcagcctcccaaagtgctggtattacaggcgtaagccactgtgcccagccaaagcaCTTaaacattgtttgtttgtttttttttttcttgctgccaGGGAAGACAGAGTCAACACTGTAGCTTAATTATTCACTCACTTCTCACTTCCTCCGCCACGCTGTGAGCTTTCTTGGGTCCAGACTGCGCTGTTTTTCCTTTCCCCAGAATGTCCCATAGCGGCGGGAATTTACTGCTCAGTGTGAATTTGAGAGCATGTACTTCGGTAACACCTTTGTTTTCTAAGGCTCCGAAGGAGCTCACCAAATACAATAGCCCTTTCCATATTTTCTCCATCACTAGTTTCCACGCCGCCTCCTCTTCCTCAAATTCTGCTTGGCTTCTCTAGACTCTACAGTTGCTTCCTCAAACCTTCCCTTTCTGCCCCCATCACTGACTCTTCTATTATCTTCCCACAACCTTTAATGCGGGCTGTCTCCATGGCCCATCCTGCACCTAGTTGTTTTCTAGTTTGAAAAATATAAGTTATTGGCccggcgcgatggctcacgcctgtaatcccagcactttgggaggccgaggcgggcggatcgcaaggtcaggagatcgagaccatcctggctaacacggtgaaaccccgtctctactaaaaatacaaaaattagctgggcgtggtggtgggcgcctgtagtcccagctactcaggaggctgaggcaggagaatggtgtgaacccgggagatggagcttgcagtgagccgagatcatgccactgcacttcagcctggtcacacagagcgtgactccgtctcaacaacaccaccaacaaaaactcaaaatgtctttttgttgttgttttttaggaAATACCCTTGagtaataaaaaaactaaatgtcTAAAACTAAATGTGTCATTTTTCCTCATACTAATTCCTCCTCTTATCTCCCTATTTCTGTAAATGGCCACATCCTTCTAGGCTGGAAATCCTTGACTGTCCTTGTCTCCTCTCCTTAAAATCTTCTCTTATTGATTCTAAATCCTGTTGCACTCTCTTGCTGTTTTTGATGTTTGATCTCTTCACGCCTTCTTTCCAAACCCACTGACAcgtttcttgtttttttggtttttaaaatatagtagccatcctaatgagtgtgaagtggtatctcattttggttttgatttgcatttctctaatcattagttgtttgctgccttttttttttttttttttttttttgagccacaGTCTtcctccctcacccaggctggagtgcagtggcgcagtctcggctcactgcaacccccgcctcccaggttcaagtgattttcctgcctcagcctcccaagtagctgggattagaggtgcacgccaccacaccgagctaattattgtatttttagtacagacagggtttcgccatgttggccaggctggtctcaaactcctgacctagttgatccacccacctcagccatccaaagtgctgggatcacaggcgtgaaccactgtgctcgacctgttttttgtttttttgagacagagtcttgctctgtcgcccaggccaaggtgcagtggcccgatcttggctcactgcatcctctgcctcccaggttcaagtgattctcctgcctcagcctcctgagtagctggaactacaggcatgcaccaccacacccagctaagttttgtcattttagtagagacagggttttaccatgttggccaggctggtcttgaacgcctgacctcaggtgatccacccaccttggcctcccaaagtgctgggattacaggtgtgagtcactgcgccctgccaggatagtttttattattattattttttttttaagctgctgAGTTTGTGTTaagcaagatcctgtcatttccaatcaatattaaatgaaataatatatgtaaaatgtttgcATAATTCTTGAAATTGTTTGGTAAATGTGCAAAAAAGCTAGCTATTATTGCTGAACTCTAGGACAGTGTTCAACAAGTACACAGTCCAGTAGAGGCATGTCATCAAACAAATAACTGTAGCACAGTTAGAAACTATAGTAGAGGGAGGTATTATGTACAAGACTGGCCCAAAGAAAGGTGTCATGAGTACTTATGGGCTAGACATTGAGTTTAACACTTCTCAggcattttctcttttcattctcagAACAATTCTGTGAAGTAGGTACTCATATTACACCTATTTCCCAGGTAAGAAAACAGATGTTAAGTAACATGCTAGTCACATGCTTGTCACAGCTGttgaagtggcagagctgggattcaaaccatGTCTGTCTGCTAAATCCAGGATACATGCTCATTATTCACTACATTGTATCATGTCTGCTTCTCTGAGTTAGCTAGTAGTTCCTAGAGGAAGAACATGAACTGAGCATTGAAGGATAAGGCATTTAACAGACAGATGAGAGGCAGAAGGGCACTCCAGGTGAGGGAACATGTATATGCAAAGGCAGGGAGTTACGAAACAGACCATGTGCCCGCAGAAATGGAAGACTTCCGCTTGTCAGAATAGTAATGATTTctactgtctctctctttttttttttttttttttttcccagacggagtctccctctgtcgccagactggagtgcagtggcacgatctcagctcactgcaacctctaccttccaggttcaagtgattctcctgcctcctgagtaactgggactacaggggcgtgccatcatgcccagctaatttttgtatttttagtagagacagggtttcaccatgttggtcaggatggtctccatctcttgacctcatgatccgcccacctcggcctcccaaagtgctgggattccaggcgtgagccatcgcaccacCCCAATGTCTACTGTCTAAAAGCAACATAGAGTCAAGCCCAGGGATATTGCCTTACAATACCATATCTCTTAAGACTTACCATgggctggccgggcacggtggctcacgcctgtaatcccagcactttgggaggccaaggcagatgactcacctgagttcaggagtttgacaccaacctgaccaacatggaaaaaacctgtctctactcatacaaaattagccgggcatgggggtgcatgcctgtaatcccagctacttgggaggctgaggcaggataattgcttgaacccaggaggcggagcttgcagtgagccaagatcgcgccactggactccagcctgggcgacagagcgagactccgtctcaaaaaaaaaaaaaaaggccgggcgcggtggctcaagcctgtaatcccagcactttgggaggccgagacgggcggatcatgaggtcaggagatcgagaccatcctggctaacatggtgaaaccccgtctctactaaaaaatacaaaaaactagccgg from the Chlorocebus sabaeus isolate Y175 chromosome 26, mChlSab1.0.hap1, whole genome shotgun sequence genome contains:
- the NDUFAF1 gene encoding complex I intermediate-associated protein 30, mitochondrial isoform X1; amino-acid sequence: MALFHKVLRGTYILRKCSKPTSALHPFLGIRFADYSSSLQKPVASPGKASSQRKTEGGLQGHHQKEVALDITCPEEKPDVSFDKAIRDEAMDHFRRLKDEIVNHWKGPGGRPLQEALLEQAKVVWQFRGKEDLDKWRVTSDKTIGGRSEVFLKMGKNNQSALLYGTLSSEAPQDGESARSGYCAMISRIPRGAFERKLSYDWSQFNTLYLRVRGDGRPWMVNIKEDTDFLQRTNQMYSYFMFTRGGPYWQEVKIPFSKFFFSNRGRIRDVQHELLLDKISSIGFTLADKVDGPFFLEIDFIGVFTDPAHTEKFAYENSPELNPRLFK
- the NDUFAF1 gene encoding complex I intermediate-associated protein 30, mitochondrial isoform X2, with the protein product MALFHKVLRGTYILRKCSKPTSALHPFLGIRFADYSSSLQKPVASPGKASSQRKTEGGLQGHHQKEVALDITCPEEKPDVSFDKAIRDEAMDHFRRLKDEIVNHWKGPGGRPLQEALLEQAKVVWQFRGKEDLDKWRVTSDKTIGGRSEVFLKMGKNNQSALLYGTLSSEAPQDGESARSGYCAMISRIPRIPFSKFFFSNRGRIRDVQHELLLDKISSIGFTLADKVDGPFFLEIDFIGVFTDPAHTEKFAYENSPELNPRLFK